The genomic region GTTTTCTGAAGTACGACTTCAACACTAACAGCGTGCATAAGTGAACGGTGGATGATAAATAGCCTAGCTGGGCGCCGATATAAAAGGAATAGAGCGATACCTTGCAGACTTGTGCATACATGGCGATGAGATAGCACAGCCCAACGGCCAACATCTGGTCACTCAATGCGAGTAGAAGGGACTGATAGCCAAGATTGCTAGGGGACTCGTTGGCAGGTTTCCTGACCCCGATCCAATAGAGGACCTTCTCATCGACTCGCATATACTGCTGCTTGGGTATGCCGCGTTTGAGAACGGCCATGACGGCCACAATGACCGAGATTGCAGctgtgatgacaaaggacAATACAACCTACATAGGATATGTGAGTAATAGAACAGATGTGAATCAAAGTAATGGACTTACACCAATTCCATTCATATCAGCATCCACCACATGCTCAGCTGGAATTTCACATTGAACCCCTCCATTACAGAAGCTCATCTTCAGAGCAAAATACTATCGTCAAGGTTATGAACAGGATTGACTTCATGTCGTCTCAGGTTGAGTGACAATAAAGAAGGGGTTATTTGATTACAGGCTATGATGGGCCTGATGCCGATCATCACTTTTAACCAACCTTCAGCCCTATCCTTGTTTTACACCATGTCCGCATACGTCTATGCTGACAACCTTAAAAGCCACTGGTCTACATGTCACACTGCATCATCTCTTGAGAAGCACGTTTACCTTGTATGATTCCAATTGGTTCAGGTCTCATCTACTGTAATAAAGATTTAACTCATATGATTGCATAAACTCCAGTAACCACCGTTGCACTGATCATGATACTCGTCACTCATACCTAGACCTTCTTGCAACTCTGCCTACCAATCAATTGATGGGCAGGTGTCAAGAGTTCTACATTGGTCGCAGACCTTATAGGGCTAGTTCAAGCCTCACGCTGTTCAGGAAGTCCCTGTCCTGTTACAAGATGCGCTTATATGTGCCTTGGGCATTCCAAGCTTCAGATCATATTACTAGCTTGTAGGAAATAAACTTGGGCCCTGTGAGAGTTGTATAAGTCGCATACCACATACGTCTATGAAGCGGACAGGGACGAGGCGATTCACCTTGCACCTATAGACCAATAGTACTAAAAAGTTATTGATACATGTCAGATTTATTAGTTCAAGTCCCCGCAGATTGTTCCAGAAATTGAATTGGCTTTCTTCTATGTAACCCGGCCCAAGGTAAGCTGTATGTTCAAGGGCTACTAGTTCATTCTTAGCTGTTGCTGTAGCTGTTGCTGTAGCTCAATGATAGGAGCTGTAAGTAATCGATGTCTGATATCCATATTCAggtcttgagcttctcattCAGTCAATGTCATTGGATCTCGGTCATTccccaccaccacctccacaCGCTAGTAGTCTACCGCCCCAGCAGTAACGTTCCGCAGCTCGGCCATCCATGCGACGTCAATcactacctaccttacctcCACTATCTGTGCACTGACCTTACGGTACCTTTAGCAATCAACACCactctcatcaacaaggtATCTGCTATCTGCTCGGCGACAACAATCCGGGACATCTTGAAAACACCAGACTCGCACCATAATTCCAGCCGGGACTACGCACACCAAATATGGACTCGGCTCCCACAGAGCTTGCCGCCACTATCCAGGCTGCAAGCATCGAACACCATCCAGATCCTGCTCTTGATACCAACCCGCCCACAGCAGCCGAGAGAAGACAACCTGTGACCCTAGAGCACGTCAAGCACGAGCACGACGATGGAatcgacgaggaggaggatgaagaagaggacatCCCCTACAGCGTTCTCCGACCGGCGCCCAGACATTCCCACCTACCTCCTCTGCCAGATCTGCGCTTCGAGCAGAGCTATCTTCGAAGTATCTCCAAGGCGGATACATGGTGGAAGGTGGCGTTGATCACAACGAGGGATCAGGCATGTATATGTAGAGTATCAAAGCTTCTGGTTGCTAACACGGTGCCAGATCATCATGCCCTTGACCCAGGGCTTAGTGTacaacctcttcctctgTGGCTGGCAACATTGGAACAGAAATGCTCGATTGCACGGCAACACATTAGGTGCGCGAGTAAGACGCTGGTGGTGGGGAGTCAACAATTGTAGGTCATTGAACACACGGTCATGCTTCATTCAAGCTAACTTGTTATGCTAGGGAAGATACCTACCCATCCTAAGAGAGGTTGACGAGATCGGGAGTTGAAAAGACTACACACAATACTCAGGAGGCCGATCGCATTGCCATGTATGATTTACTAAGCTAAAAATGACGACAAATCATTGTGTAACGTCTGAGAAGCCAGTCCGGAGCGCCTATCAAAGCGTTTCACCCAGTATGGGCTTCTGCCACTTCGAAGCCCTGAACATGAACTTCTTAGTCGGTAGGTGGGTTGACAAAGTCTCTACATAACTACTGTCTTCTGGTTCTGAGAGTCTGTCCCTTGACCATTGACTATACCACACATCGCTTGTTTCTTCGCTCCTGAATGCACCACTCTCAGTGACATCTGCCTTCATGAAAGAATTAGATAGCAATACGGTCGTATATAGCTTGACATTGGTATAATAACTAATATGCCTCGCTATGCTGACATACTTGCCCATCTCAACCCCTCGCTGGGTCAAGATACTGTTGTCCGTTGGGCTTCCCTTTAAACCTCTAAAGAACCCTGTTCATGGGCACGCAAGTTCGATGCCATCAACACCGTGCTTCTTCTAATACTGCATTTCCGTTCCGCCATATCGCTAACCTTCTGCGTCGCTGGCTTTTTGCCATATAAACCCTTAGCTCCCCAACTCCAACAAAAACGTATAGTGTCAAATGACCAGCCCCTACTCGTGATTTGCCCCAACATCGAGAGGGCGGGGAACAGGTTGCGCATGCGTCTTTTCTGGGCTCCCTCTAAAAGCCAGAGACGTCGCATGTAGGGCAGCTGGGCTTGCGTTGTTGCGTTCAGCAAAGTTAGTGTTTGGAGTGGGAGATTCCTGGGCTGCAGCCTGTGCTTCCTTGCTGGATGTCGCTTCTGGAGCGTCTTGCATCTCAACAAGGGGCGATTCTCCCAATCGATGCTCCTCGCCTGTCTTATCAGAGCTTGGCGTTGGCAGTTTGTTTCCGACTTGCGAGTTGGGTCCTAGGACGTTCCGCAACTTTGGTGGTGTTACTGAAAGCTTTACAACCAGACTTCGGTTTTTCTCTTCCAGGTCATCGTCCATCatagcttcatcttcgtcgaagtcgtcttcgtcttctgatTCCTCAGGCACatgctcatcaacatcttcctcgtcatctccGAAATCGGCCTCGCTCTCGTCGTCAGAATCATCAGAGGCGTTATGCAGGGGCCCCTTGTTGTTCTCGGCCCAGCCGGTTGTGCCGTGGTTCACTGCTGCCGATCGGCGAGGCCGTCCCGTTGGACCAACGGATTGCTCTCTATCAACTTCAGACGTGTCTCCCTGTACACTGCCTGGAGCACTGCTTCCAGTTGTGGGGTTCAGCCGTGTTGGTGCCTTGATCTGTCGACCACTAGCAGTGGTGACCGGACCAGTCTCTGCGGGTGTGTGAGTTCCAGTGTTGCGAGTAGATCGTCGAGTTGTCGAGTCGGTAGTGAAGATGTCTTCATCGTCGGAGTATGTATacttcatcttcttgcccCGAGTTCGACCCTCATAAAGAGAAAACCCAGGCTCCGGTCTCTTGAACTGTTCCTTGCGCGCCTGGCGGTAATCACGGCGCTTACGTTTCTATAAAGCGTCAGTACTGTAGTCGAGTTGAGAGCTGTGGCATAACCCATTCTTGGTGCCAGAGCCAGGTCTCTATAACTAACATCTTCGCCGGCTTCGAATCGGGGAACCGCAGAGAACATTTTCTGAGCTAGCTTTGTAGCCTTTGGTCCGCCATCCTTAACCTGgagcttctcagcaagagccttgagctcttcgatGGTACCCGCAACGCTCCACCATGTTCTGTTGGTCCCAGCAGGATTGCTCTCTCTGTAAACGCGGAAAGCAGTGTCGTCTTGCCCTTCAATCAGAAAATAGCGGCGCTTGTCTCCATCTGATCCCCAAGGCTGTACCGATCTAGGCTGGTTCGTATCATCTTCGTGGCGGTTTTGCTTGTatgattgattgataagTCCTTTGACGGTGTCGGAGGACGAAAGAGTCCAAAGAATTAGATACCGCAGGAGTGTAAGCTTTATCAATGTTAGCACCAGGGACAGTCTCGAGGGTTGGTTTGCTAATACGCACTCGTTGCGTAGGGTTCATCGAGGCGAACGTTGCGCCTCCAGACAAAGGGCTCTTGTCCTCCCAAGCAGGCGCCCATTGGTTCTTGTGAGTACTGACAGCATCCTCTAAAGCGCGACCGTAATGGCCAGGCCTAATTGTTGATTAGCGCATCATTTCTTGCGACATAGGCTCCTGCCATACTTGACATCTTGCTTGCGATTTAATAGTAACCCCAGCAACGCGCAAAGGAAATGTTCTGCTCGATCGCCAGGAATGGGCTCGACAATATCACGTTCGAGTTCTTGTGGGCCAAAATGGGCAAGCGATTTAGGAAATGCGTCGTTGAATCGGCTTCTGAACATCACAATGAACTGTAGCTGTTAGCTTGTACTCTTGAAGTCCAATGCGCGACTGTAGCGCGTCGCAACAGCTCCGACACGCGCTGAACGGCAAGATAGAAAATTGTGAAAAGGAGATAGGCACAGCAGTAGGACACATACTGCGATGTCTGGATTATCTGCCAATACATATTCATGAGGGGGCGACGGTGAGCGTTTTCGTGGTGGCGGCGAAGCCTCCTTGGCTGGTTTGTCTGTAGCCTTGGAGAAGTATTTCTGGATACCCTTTTTGGGTTTGGCGACTGGCTCTTGGACTGGCTCGTCCAACTCAATATCAGAAGGCGCAGGTGACAACGAAGAGAGCGAAGAGAGGTCGGAGGAGTCGTCTTCGGCCGACATTTTTTGTGTGGTTTGTTGATGTGAGGTTGAcatggagatggagatgagtgTGGGGAGAAGGAGGAACGACGTAACTTGGGCTCTGACACAGAACAAGCACACACTAGCCTGGTTGAAGAGCCGCAGATTAGGCTGGTGAATCCTGATAGGCTAGGCAAATATCAATTGACTATCTAAACAATCAAGCTCGCAATAGAAACAATGTAAAAAACATCCTTTGTTGTCCCCCCAGCCGAGAGCTCTCTGCAACCAGGCTGTTGCACCCTTGTGACAGCGACCGCCTCTTGCGCCCTCCCCATACGGAGCTTCTGGGGCACGATCTGGACCAAGATCTCTGTTTCAATGTCATTATGAGATTATTCCAACAAATGTGGTGTTTGGTAGTATACCACCAGTACACAACTCTCATCCCTTCCCTCTGCGGTTTAGTTTCCGCATAAGTAGATTGACTCTCGCGTTGGGCCAAGACGAACTGGAGCGTCTTcacttcttcgtcatcttggCCAAGTTTGGCCGTATGATCTTCAAATAAACACCCTGGCCGAACTTCGGCACCCAATCAACCCCTGATGTTCTTTCTCCTCGAGCAGTGCCAGTTGCCGCATTGCCAAAAACTTTTCTGGTATGGGTCGCCGGAGCCATATCCGAAGAATGAGTCGCATAGTCGTGAGTGTGAAAACCAAATATTGAGAATCGGCATCGTGTGCTCTTACCGCCATGTAGCATTAGATAGCGCAATTTCCCGCCACACTCAAGGTCTGTCTCAAAGACGAAGAGCTATCCGTCAGAACGGGCCAAGAATGAACATGTCCCACTAGAAACATATCGCAGAAGTTGTCGCGAAGTCCAAAGACGTAACACAGAGGGCATCCACCTAGGAATATTCCACTTTGAACGCCCCGTCCTCCCCTTGTCGCTCATCATGGATCAACCGCTTGGTCGACTTCAATcacctcaacatcaaagtgTATCGCCCCGCTTAGCATCCCGCAACGCAACATAAAAGCCCACGCGTGGTATATACGCAAACAGCAGGAAACGCAAGATTGATAACAGGCCATTCAGAACGGCATCAACGATACCGACGAACAGCATATGTGGTGAAAGCGACGTGGTGTAATCTAGCACTCTTGAGCAGACGAGATATTGCTGAGAATCAAGCATGCACCAGATCATGATTGCGCTGTCGTGGTGATGATCGCTGGTGATGACCTCAGCTCAGTTTGAGCGATGTCGAGAGGCGAAAGGTCGATTGGTTAAGCACGCGTCGCGCTAACATCCAATGACAGAGACTGGATAATTTATGGGATCTGAGTACCTAGGTACACTGAGGTATCCCTGCCCGTTCTACCTTAGGTATTGACCAGGGAGACCCCACATTCGAATTGGAACTGAAAATTGGAAAGAGCGATCGAGCCCTACCACGTGACTGGATCCACCGTAAACTGAGAAAGAACGACGCACAAAATTAGTAGCGCGAGCGTTTCTAACAACACACCAAGCGGCCATCGCCAGGTAAATATCCCCTCCCCTTCCTTTCTTCCTCGCCCACGATCTTTCATACTAACCCGCAGCTTCACAGACTACCCTTTCCTTTTCACACCGTGAAGAAGAGCCGCCATGGGTAGAGTTATTCGCAACCAGCGTAAGGGTCGTGGATCCATCTTCAGTCAGTACCGAACGAGCCTCTCCACGATATCGAAAAACATCAAAATACTGACGCCTATTAGCGGCCAACACGCGCCTGAACAAGGCTCCTGCTAAGTTCCGCAACCTCGACTATGCCGAGCGCCATGGCTACCTTCGAGGTGTAGTCCGAGAGATCGTCCacgatgctggcaagtttCCCGAACGATGAGCTTCCCGAGAATTTTTTTTGACGGAAATTGCACAATTCTGTACAAATGCAATGATGGAGGAACGACAACTAACGATGATTGTCTGCGCAGGTCGTGGTGCCCCTCTCGCCAAGGTCGTCTTCCGCCACCCCTACCGATTCAAGCAGGTCACCGAGACCTTCATCGCCAACGAGGGCATGTACACTGGCCAGTTCATCTACGCTGGAAAGAAGGCTGCTCTCACCGTTGGCAACGTCCTTCCCCTCGGTGAGATGCCTGAGGGTACCGTCGTCTCCAACgtcgaggagaagatcgGTGACCGTGGCACTCTCGGCCGCACTTCCGGCAACTACATCACCATTGTCGGCCACAACCCTGATGAGGGCAAGACCCGCATCAAGCTTCCCTCCGGTGCCAAGAAGGTCGTCCACTCCGGCTCCCGAGGAATGATCGGTATCGTCGCTGGCGGTGGCCGAACTGACAAGCCTCTCCTCAGTATGTTTTCTCGGAGGATAACGAAATGAGGCATTGGATTACTGACACGTCTCGCAGAGGCTTCTCGTGCCAAGCACAAGTTCGCTGTCAAGCGCAACAGCTGGCCCAAGACTCGTGGTGTTGCCATGAACCCCGTCGACCATCCTCACGGTGGTGTACGTATTCTCAGAATTTATGTGATGAAGACAGAAGAGCTGACAATGGACACAGGGTAACCATCAACATATTGGTAAGGCTTCTACCATCTCCCGATACGCCGCCCAGGGTCAAAAGGCCGGTCTTATTGCCGCCAGAAGGACGGGTCTCCTCCGTGGTACCCAG from Fusarium oxysporum Fo47 chromosome III, complete sequence harbors:
- a CDS encoding uncharacterized protein (fungal protein of unknown function-domain containing protein), which translates into the protein MDSAPTELAATIQAASIEHHPDPALDTNPPTAAERRQPVTLEHVKHEHDDGIDEEEDEEEDIPYSVLRPAPRHSHLPPLPDLRFEQSYLRSISKADTWWKVALITTRDQACICRVSKLLVANTVPDHHALDPGLSVQPLPLWLATLEQKCSIARQHIRCASKTLVVGSQQLEDTYPS
- a CDS encoding translation protein SH3-like domain-containing protein yields the protein MGRVIRNQRKGRGSIFTANTRLNKAPAKFRNLDYAERHGYLRGVVREIVHDAGRGAPLAKVVFRHPYRFKQVTETFIANEGMYTGQFIYAGKKAALTVGNVLPLGEMPEGTVVSNVEEKIGDRGTLGRTSGNYITIVGHNPDEGKTRIKLPSGAKKVVHSGSRGMIGIVAGGGRTDKPLLKASRAKHKFAVKRNSWPKTRGVAMNPVDHPHGGGNHQHIGKASTISRYAAQGQKAGLIAARRTGLLRGTQKTKE